In Lacibacter sp. H375, one DNA window encodes the following:
- the lepA gene encoding translation elongation factor 4 yields the protein MKNIRNFCIIAHIDHGKSTLADRLLQTTGTISDRDMMDQVLDDMDLEREKGITIKSHAIQINYKHKDGQEYILNLIDTPGHVDFSYEVSRALAACEGALLLVDAAQGIQAQTISNLYLAIDNNLEIIPVINKIDMDGAMIEEVKDQIVELIGCKPEEILLASGRAGIGIEEILEAIVERIPPPVGKPDEPLQALIFDSVFNSFRGVIVYYRIRNGKIRKGDKVKFVSTGQEYEASEIGILKLKMTEKKEVTCGDVGYIITGVKNAKEVKVGDTITLASNPTQEPIQGFQEVKPMVFAGIFPVVTEDFEELRDCMDKLQLNDASLTFELETSQALGFGFRCGFLGLLHMEIIQERLEREYNQTVITTVPNVSFIAYTTRGEKIQVNNPTQMPEPTAMDRIEEPFIKAQIITKPDYIGNIMTLCLGKRGILINQSYLTPTRVELMFEMPLTEIVFDFYDKLKSQTRGYASFDYHPIGYRDADIIKMDVLLNGDKVDALSALIHRSRAQEFGRKLCEKLKELVPRQQFQIAIQAAIGAKVVARETISAMRKDVTAKCYGGDISRKRKLLEKQKEGKKRMRQIGNVEVPQEAFLAVLKLDD from the coding sequence ATGAAGAATATCAGAAATTTTTGCATCATTGCGCATATTGACCACGGAAAAAGTACCCTGGCTGATCGTTTATTACAAACCACCGGCACCATCAGCGACCGTGATATGATGGACCAGGTTTTGGACGATATGGACCTGGAACGTGAAAAAGGCATCACCATCAAGAGTCACGCCATCCAGATAAATTACAAACACAAAGATGGCCAGGAGTATATTCTGAACCTGATCGATACTCCCGGTCACGTTGACTTCAGCTATGAAGTGAGCCGTGCACTGGCTGCCTGCGAAGGTGCTTTGTTGCTGGTTGATGCGGCACAGGGTATCCAGGCACAAACCATTTCGAATTTATACTTAGCGATTGATAATAACCTTGAGATCATACCCGTGATCAACAAAATTGATATGGACGGGGCGATGATCGAGGAAGTAAAAGACCAGATCGTAGAATTGATCGGTTGTAAACCTGAAGAAATTTTGTTGGCCAGTGGCCGTGCAGGAATTGGAATTGAAGAAATACTGGAAGCCATTGTTGAGCGTATTCCGCCTCCGGTTGGTAAGCCCGATGAGCCATTACAGGCGTTGATCTTTGATAGCGTGTTTAATAGTTTTCGTGGTGTAATTGTTTACTATCGTATCCGCAACGGAAAGATCAGAAAAGGTGATAAGGTGAAGTTTGTAAGTACCGGTCAGGAATACGAAGCCAGCGAAATCGGTATCCTGAAATTGAAGATGACAGAAAAAAAAGAAGTCACTTGCGGCGATGTTGGTTATATCATCACTGGTGTAAAAAATGCCAAAGAGGTGAAAGTGGGTGATACTATTACACTGGCATCAAATCCTACGCAGGAACCTATTCAAGGTTTCCAGGAAGTAAAGCCAATGGTGTTTGCCGGGATCTTCCCCGTTGTTACAGAAGATTTTGAAGAGTTACGTGATTGCATGGATAAACTCCAGTTGAACGATGCTTCATTAACGTTTGAATTGGAAACATCCCAGGCGCTTGGCTTTGGTTTCCGTTGCGGCTTCCTTGGTTTGCTGCACATGGAAATTATCCAGGAGCGTTTAGAACGTGAATACAATCAAACAGTAATCACCACTGTACCCAACGTAAGTTTTATTGCGTATACCACACGTGGTGAAAAGATACAGGTGAACAATCCTACACAAATGCCAGAACCAACAGCCATGGACAGGATTGAAGAACCTTTTATTAAAGCACAGATCATTACCAAGCCCGATTACATTGGTAACATCATGACGCTTTGTTTAGGCAAGCGAGGAATTCTGATCAATCAAAGCTACCTCACACCAACACGTGTTGAGCTGATGTTTGAAATGCCGTTGACAGAGATTGTATTTGATTTTTATGATAAGCTGAAATCGCAAACCCGTGGTTATGCATCATTCGATTATCATCCCATTGGTTATCGTGATGCAGACATCATTAAAATGGATGTGCTGTTGAATGGCGATAAAGTGGATGCCTTGAGTGCATTGATCCATCGTAGCCGTGCACAGGAATTTGGTCGCAAGCTTTGTGAAAAGTTGAAGGAATTAGTTCCACGTCAGCAATTCCAGATCGCTATACAGGCAGCTATTGGAGCAAAGGTTGTTGCCCGTGAAACCATTAGTGCTATGCGTAAAGATGTAACAGCGAAATGTTATGGTGGTGATATCAGCCGTAAACGTAAGCTCTTGGAAAAGCAGAAAGAAGGTAAGAAACGTATGCGCCAGATCGGTAATGTGGAAGTGCCGCAGGAAGCTTTCTTAGCAGTGTTGAAACTGGATGATTAA
- a CDS encoding M64 family metallopeptidase, giving the protein MKSFTNLIIFLFLSSTATAQVFTVDTISKTGPLEKRINLVYLADGYTAGEQAKFINDVISINDKLFNTVPIKEYKNYFNVFAIRVISIESGVKHPITASDCPSAATHPQSNPNNYFGTTFDAGNIHRLVVPSGYANINSVLATNFPLYDHAFIVANTSFYGGSGGTVATSTTHTNAAEIMIHEIGHSFARLADEYWAGPQYALEKPNMTAQSSPALVKWKNWIGAPGIGVHQHTGGAGWYKPTTGGTCKMEALGTAFCSVCKETFVERIHELSSPLDSYSPSNATTFNVYSTVGFKLNLLQPLPNTLKVRWLVNTEEKALNTDTFTLLQGSLVNGNYTLLATVADTTQLSRADNHLTIHTTNISWQVSMITGVQEPDVFRASLKIFPNPFSESLVLQYKLERRSAVSVQLISMNGTSTHLIQEKNQPAGSYSIPFTLNKYQLAEGVYTIVFKINGATIAKELIKLQ; this is encoded by the coding sequence TCCTCTTCCTCTCTTCAACTGCAACAGCACAGGTATTTACGGTTGATACCATCAGTAAAACCGGTCCATTAGAAAAACGTATCAATCTTGTTTATCTTGCCGATGGTTATACTGCCGGCGAGCAAGCCAAATTCATAAACGATGTTATCAGCATTAACGACAAACTCTTCAACACAGTTCCTATAAAAGAATACAAAAACTATTTTAATGTATTTGCGATCAGGGTTATTTCGATAGAAAGCGGCGTAAAACACCCAATCACCGCAAGCGATTGCCCATCTGCTGCCACACATCCTCAATCAAATCCAAATAATTATTTTGGAACAACTTTCGATGCAGGTAACATTCATCGTTTAGTTGTGCCATCAGGCTATGCCAATATCAATTCTGTACTTGCCACCAATTTCCCTTTATATGATCATGCATTTATTGTGGCAAACACAAGTTTCTATGGTGGCTCCGGCGGAACCGTCGCAACAAGTACTACGCACACCAACGCAGCCGAAATTATGATCCATGAAATAGGTCATTCGTTTGCCAGACTGGCTGATGAATATTGGGCAGGCCCACAATACGCACTTGAAAAACCAAACATGACTGCACAAAGCAGCCCGGCTTTGGTAAAATGGAAAAATTGGATCGGCGCACCCGGCATTGGTGTTCATCAGCATACCGGTGGAGCCGGCTGGTATAAACCAACAACTGGAGGCACTTGCAAAATGGAGGCACTGGGTACTGCTTTTTGCAGTGTATGTAAAGAGACATTTGTTGAACGGATACATGAACTATCCTCACCTCTTGATAGTTATTCACCTTCAAATGCAACAACATTCAACGTTTACAGTACAGTTGGTTTTAAGTTAAACCTGCTGCAGCCTCTTCCCAACACATTAAAAGTTCGTTGGTTGGTTAATACGGAGGAGAAAGCATTGAACACCGATACATTTACTTTACTGCAAGGCAGCTTGGTAAATGGAAATTATACTTTGCTTGCTACTGTTGCAGATACAACGCAACTATCACGTGCCGATAATCATTTAACCATTCACACAACAAACATCAGTTGGCAAGTAAGTATGATAACTGGTGTGCAGGAACCTGATGTATTCAGAGCCAGTTTAAAAATATTCCCGAACCCATTCAGCGAAAGCCTGGTGTTGCAATACAAATTGGAACGAAGATCAGCAGTGAGTGTGCAATTGATCTCCATGAATGGAACCAGCACACACCTGATCCAGGAAAAAAATCAACCCGCCGGCTCTTATTCAATTCCTTTCACACTAAATAAATATCAACTGGCTGAAGGTGTTTATACAATTGTGTTCAAGATCAATGGAGCAACCATTGCAAAAGAATTGATCAAACTGCAATAA